The proteins below are encoded in one region of Defluviitalea raffinosedens:
- the guaB gene encoding IMP dehydrogenase translates to MHKIIKQGVTFDDVLLIPAYSQVLPKDVDLSTNLTKKIRLNIPVMSAGMDTVTESRMAIAMARQGGIGIIHKNMSIEQQAEEVDKVKRSENGVITDPFSLSPEHYVYEANELMAKYRISGVPITEGTKLVGILTNRDLRFETNHNRKIKEVMTKENLITAPEGTTLEEAKEILSKYRIEKLPIVDQEGNLKGLITIKDIEKAILYPNAAKDSNGRLLVGAAVGVTADVLDRVAKLVEAKVDVIVIDTAHGHSQGVLDTVKKVKSAYPELQVIAGNVATGEATKALIEAGADAVKVGIGPGSICTTRVIAGVGVPQITAIYDCAEAAKPYGIPVIADGGIKYSGDIVKAIAAGASVTMMGSLFAGCEESPGETELYQGRKYKVYRGMGSLAAMEKGSKDRYFQQDAKKLVPEGVEGRVPYKGSVEDSVYQLMGGLRAGMGYCGTRTIDELRENGRFVQITGAGLKESHPHDIHITKEAPNYSVEY, encoded by the coding sequence ATGCATAAAATTATTAAACAGGGAGTAACATTTGATGACGTTTTATTGATACCTGCCTACTCTCAGGTTCTTCCTAAGGACGTAGATTTATCTACGAATTTGACCAAAAAGATCAGATTGAATATTCCTGTAATGAGTGCGGGGATGGATACTGTGACTGAGTCAAGAATGGCTATTGCAATGGCACGTCAGGGAGGTATTGGAATTATACATAAAAACATGTCCATTGAACAGCAAGCAGAGGAAGTAGATAAAGTAAAACGTTCTGAAAATGGCGTTATTACAGATCCATTTTCCTTATCTCCTGAACACTATGTATATGAAGCCAATGAATTAATGGCAAAATATCGTATTTCGGGAGTTCCTATAACCGAAGGAACTAAACTGGTGGGAATCCTTACCAACAGGGATTTGCGTTTTGAAACCAATCATAATAGAAAAATAAAAGAAGTTATGACAAAAGAAAATCTCATTACTGCACCGGAAGGAACGACTTTAGAAGAAGCAAAAGAGATTTTGTCAAAGTATAGAATAGAAAAGCTGCCTATTGTAGACCAGGAAGGAAATTTAAAAGGACTTATTACGATTAAAGACATAGAAAAAGCAATTTTATATCCTAACGCTGCAAAAGATTCAAATGGCAGACTGTTAGTAGGAGCAGCAGTTGGAGTTACAGCGGATGTTCTTGACAGAGTAGCAAAATTAGTAGAAGCAAAAGTGGATGTGATCGTTATAGATACAGCCCATGGACATTCCCAGGGTGTGTTGGATACTGTAAAGAAAGTAAAATCCGCTTATCCAGAATTGCAAGTGATCGCAGGAAATGTGGCAACCGGTGAGGCAACAAAAGCCCTGATTGAAGCAGGGGCTGATGCGGTTAAAGTTGGAATCGGACCTGGATCCATTTGTACAACGAGAGTTATAGCAGGGGTCGGTGTTCCTCAGATTACTGCAATTTACGATTGTGCTGAAGCTGCAAAACCTTACGGCATTCCGGTTATTGCTGACGGAGGAATCAAATATTCAGGAGATATTGTAAAAGCAATTGCCGCTGGAGCCAGCGTAACGATGATGGGAAGTTTGTTTGCAGGTTGTGAAGAAAGCCCTGGAGAAACCGAACTGTACCAGGGAAGAAAATATAAAGTATACAGAGGAATGGGTTCTCTTGCAGCTATGGAAAAAGGAAGTAAAGACAGGTACTTCCAGCAAGATGCTAAGAAGTTAGTGCCTGAAGGTGTAGAAGGCCGTGTTCCTTATAAAGGATCTGTTGAAGACAGTGTTTACCAATTGATGGGAGGCCTTCGTGCAGGAATGGGGTACTGCGGAACGAGAACTATTGATGAACTAAGAGAAAATGGCCGATTTGTTCAAATTACCGGAGCAGGCTTAAAAGAAAGTCATCCTCACGATATTCATATTACAAAAGAAGCGCCTAACTACAGTGTAGAATATTAG
- the deoC gene encoding deoxyribose-phosphate aldolase produces the protein MEDKQLAAMIDHTVLKPDAKEEDIRKLCEEAKEYGFATVCVNPCYVPMAKHLLQDSNVGITTVIGFPLGANTITTKTSEVQEAIENGATEVDMVINIGALKDKKYDYVRDEIKAVVHTVNKRAVVKVIIETSLLTDEEKEKACLLAKEAGADFVKTSTGFSGGGATKADIELMRRTVGETMGVKASGGVRTRQDAEALVKAGANRIGASASVAIIKGEKSNSSY, from the coding sequence ATGGAAGATAAACAACTAGCGGCTATGATCGATCATACTGTTTTAAAGCCGGATGCAAAAGAAGAAGACATCAGAAAGCTATGCGAAGAAGCAAAAGAATATGGATTTGCTACGGTTTGTGTAAATCCCTGTTATGTGCCAATGGCAAAACATTTATTACAGGACAGTAATGTAGGCATTACAACCGTAATAGGCTTTCCTTTAGGCGCCAATACCATTACAACCAAAACTTCTGAAGTACAGGAAGCCATAGAAAATGGTGCTACAGAAGTGGACATGGTGATTAATATCGGTGCTTTAAAAGATAAAAAATATGATTATGTTAGAGACGAAATTAAAGCAGTAGTACATACTGTTAACAAAAGAGCAGTGGTTAAGGTGATTATAGAAACATCTCTTTTAACCGATGAGGAAAAGGAAAAAGCTTGTCTGCTTGCAAAAGAAGCGGGAGCAGATTTTGTAAAAACTTCTACCGGTTTTTCTGGAGGAGGCGCTACCAAAGCCGATATTGAATTGATGAGAAGAACTGTAGGAGAGACTATGGGGGTAAAAGCATCCGGAGGGGTACGAACCCGCCAGGACGCTGAAGCCCTTGTAAAAGCAGGAGCGAATCGCATTGGAGCCAGTGCTTCTGTAGCTATTATAAAAGGAGAAAAGAGCAATAGCTCTTATTAA
- the pflB gene encoding formate C-acetyltransferase, whose translation MQRNPWKGFSEGVWQEEINVRDFIQKNYSPYEGNEEFLEGPTERTKVLLKKYTDLCRLESERGGVLDIDTTRVSSLLTYPPGYLDKENEIIVGFQTDAPLKRGVNPFGGIRMTRQACEAYGYKLDQKVEEHFEYRTTHNDGVFRVYTDEMRKARKSGVITGLPDAYGRGRIIGDYRRVPLYGVDFLIEEKKKDKAKLGKRLMDDENIRLSEELYRQIDFLEKLKQMAQMYGYDISKPASNSKEAVQWLYFAYLGAIKEQNGAAMSLGRVSTFLDIYFERDLRENLFTEAEIQEIVDDFVLKLRMARELRTPEYNELFAGDPLWITESIGGMGEDGRTLVTKTSYRFLHTLYNLGPAPEPNLTVLWSKNLPKPFKRYCSRVSIETDSIQYENDDIMREIYGDDYAIACCVSAMRIGKQMQFFGARCNLPKVLLMSLNGGVDEITKEQIGPSRKPISRDILSYEEVMDRFSFYRKWLCELYVNTMNVIHYMHDKYAYEKLQMALHDTEVERFMAFGVAGLSVVADSLSAIKYAKVSPIRDENGLIIDFEIEGDFPKYGNDDERVDSIAKELVKDFYDDLKKIPAYRNAKHTLSILTITSNVVYGKKTGNTPDGRKKGEPFAPGANPMHNRDTKGALASLNSVAKIPYDCCRDGISCTFSVEPNTLGKTEEARIDNLTAILDGYFAKGSHHLNVNVLNREKLLEAMEHPEKYPNLTIRVSGYAVNFHKLSKEQQEEVISRTFHGKL comes from the coding sequence ATGCAAAGAAATCCATGGAAAGGCTTTAGCGAAGGAGTTTGGCAGGAAGAAATAAATGTCAGAGATTTTATTCAGAAAAACTACAGTCCTTATGAAGGCAATGAAGAATTCCTGGAAGGTCCAACGGAAAGAACCAAAGTTCTATTAAAAAAATACACTGATTTATGCCGTTTGGAGTCGGAAAGGGGAGGGGTGCTGGATATAGATACCACCAGGGTATCTTCTCTGCTGACATATCCGCCAGGATATCTTGACAAGGAAAATGAGATCATAGTAGGGTTTCAAACAGATGCGCCTTTAAAAAGAGGTGTTAATCCTTTTGGCGGTATTCGGATGACAAGGCAGGCATGTGAAGCTTACGGATATAAATTGGACCAGAAGGTTGAAGAACATTTCGAATACAGAACGACCCATAATGACGGCGTATTCAGAGTGTATACTGACGAAATGCGAAAGGCCAGAAAAAGTGGTGTAATTACTGGCCTTCCTGATGCTTACGGCAGGGGAAGAATTATTGGAGACTATAGAAGGGTTCCATTATATGGTGTAGATTTTCTGATAGAGGAAAAGAAAAAAGATAAAGCAAAGCTTGGCAAGCGTTTGATGGACGATGAAAATATCAGACTTTCTGAGGAACTTTATCGACAAATCGATTTTTTGGAAAAGTTAAAACAGATGGCTCAAATGTATGGATACGATATTTCAAAACCTGCATCCAATTCCAAAGAAGCAGTTCAATGGCTATACTTTGCATATTTAGGAGCTATAAAAGAACAAAACGGAGCAGCCATGTCTTTAGGGCGAGTGAGTACATTTTTAGATATTTACTTTGAACGGGATTTAAGAGAAAATCTTTTTACAGAAGCAGAAATTCAAGAAATCGTAGATGATTTTGTCCTGAAACTTAGAATGGCAAGAGAACTTAGAACACCTGAATACAACGAGTTGTTTGCAGGAGATCCCCTTTGGATTACGGAATCCATAGGAGGCATGGGAGAAGACGGAAGAACTTTAGTGACGAAAACCTCCTATAGATTTTTACATACCCTTTATAATTTAGGTCCAGCGCCGGAGCCGAATTTAACCGTGCTGTGGTCTAAAAATTTGCCAAAACCATTTAAACGTTATTGCAGCAGAGTTTCTATTGAAACAGACTCGATCCAATATGAAAATGATGATATCATGCGGGAAATCTATGGAGACGATTATGCTATTGCCTGCTGTGTATCGGCTATGAGAATAGGAAAGCAAATGCAGTTTTTTGGTGCAAGATGTAATCTGCCCAAAGTACTTTTAATGAGCTTAAATGGTGGTGTGGATGAGATTACTAAAGAGCAGATAGGTCCCAGCAGAAAACCGATTTCAAGAGACATTCTTAGCTACGAAGAAGTGATGGACCGGTTTTCCTTTTATCGTAAATGGCTTTGTGAACTGTACGTTAATACCATGAATGTGATTCACTATATGCATGATAAATATGCTTATGAAAAATTGCAAATGGCGCTGCATGATACAGAAGTTGAAAGATTTATGGCTTTTGGGGTTGCTGGTCTTTCAGTTGTTGCGGATTCTCTTAGTGCAATAAAATATGCAAAAGTTAGTCCGATTCGAGATGAAAACGGCTTGATTATTGATTTTGAAATAGAGGGAGATTTCCCAAAGTATGGTAATGATGATGAGAGAGTAGACAGTATTGCAAAAGAACTGGTAAAAGATTTTTATGATGATCTAAAGAAAATTCCGGCATATAGGAATGCAAAACATACATTATCTATCTTGACCATTACTTCTAATGTGGTTTATGGCAAAAAAACTGGAAATACGCCTGACGGACGAAAGAAAGGAGAACCCTTTGCGCCGGGGGCAAATCCCATGCATAACAGGGACACAAAAGGGGCTTTGGCTTCTCTTAATTCGGTGGCTAAGATTCCTTATGATTGCTGCAGGGACGGAATATCCTGTACTTTTAGTGTTGAGCCCAATACTTTAGGGAAAACAGAAGAAGCCAGAATTGACAATCTGACAGCTATATTGGATGGATATTTTGCAAAAGGGTCTCATCATTTAAATGTAAATGTTTTAAACAGAGAGAAACTTCTAGAAGCTATGGAACATCCGGAAAAATACCCTAACTTGACCATTCGCGTATCTGGCTATGCAGTGAATTTCCATAAACTAAGCAAAGAACAACAAGAAGAAGTTATTAGCCGAACATTTCATGGCAAATTATAA
- the purH gene encoding bifunctional phosphoribosylaminoimidazolecarboxamide formyltransferase/IMP cyclohydrolase: protein MKRALISVSDKTGVVEFAKQISELGFEIISTGGTAKAIMDAGIKVIGISEITGFPECLDGRVKTLHPNIHAGLLAIRSNPEHMKQLKELNVDTIDLVVVNLYPFKQTILKDNVELEEAIENIDIGGPTMIRAAAKNYQDVAVIVDPKDYDKVIEELKAKGEVSKETKFYLASKVFEHTASYDTLIANYLRKQRGAEDFPETLSLTFEKVQDMRYGENPHQKAAFYKEIGKNTGCLSSAIQLHGKELSFNNINDTNGALELLKEFDEPTVVACKHANPCGVGSADNIYDAYMTAYKADPVSIFGGIVVANREIDERTAEEMNKIFIEIIVAPSYTEKALEILKQKKNLRILQLDHISVKQPKGSYDLKKVAGGLLVQEVDNVLLPEEELKVVTKRQPTEKEMEDLLFAWKVVKYAKSNGIAIAKDKQSLGIGPGQVNRIWACKQAIEHCIEQIGEEALKGAALASDAFFPFSDCVEAAAKAGITAIIQPGGSVRDQESIDACDQYGIAMIFTGMRHFRH from the coding sequence ATGAAAAGAGCATTAATTAGTGTTTCTGACAAAACTGGGGTAGTGGAATTTGCAAAGCAAATCAGTGAATTAGGCTTTGAAATTATTTCCACAGGAGGAACTGCTAAAGCGATTATGGATGCAGGCATCAAAGTCATTGGAATTTCTGAAATTACGGGCTTTCCAGAATGCCTGGACGGAAGAGTAAAAACCCTCCATCCTAACATTCATGCGGGACTTCTGGCGATCAGAAGTAATCCAGAACACATGAAGCAATTAAAAGAACTGAATGTGGACACCATTGATTTGGTAGTAGTGAATTTATATCCTTTTAAACAAACTATTTTAAAAGACAATGTAGAATTGGAAGAAGCCATTGAGAATATTGATATCGGCGGGCCTACAATGATTCGTGCAGCAGCTAAAAACTATCAGGATGTAGCAGTGATCGTGGATCCCAAAGACTATGATAAGGTTATAGAAGAATTAAAAGCAAAGGGTGAAGTATCTAAAGAAACTAAATTTTATTTAGCGTCTAAAGTGTTTGAGCATACGGCAAGTTATGATACCCTTATTGCAAATTATCTCAGAAAGCAAAGAGGGGCTGAGGACTTCCCGGAAACTCTAAGCTTAACCTTTGAAAAAGTTCAGGATATGAGGTATGGAGAAAATCCTCATCAAAAAGCTGCATTTTATAAAGAAATCGGTAAGAACACAGGATGTCTTAGTTCTGCCATTCAGCTTCATGGAAAAGAACTTTCCTTCAATAATATTAATGATACCAATGGGGCTCTGGAACTTCTTAAAGAATTCGATGAACCCACCGTGGTGGCCTGCAAACATGCAAACCCCTGCGGTGTAGGAAGCGCTGACAATATTTATGATGCATATATGACGGCTTATAAAGCTGACCCAGTGTCGATTTTCGGAGGAATCGTTGTAGCCAATCGTGAAATAGACGAAAGAACCGCAGAGGAAATGAATAAGATCTTTATTGAAATCATTGTGGCACCTTCTTATACCGAAAAAGCTTTAGAAATTCTAAAGCAAAAGAAAAACCTTCGTATATTGCAGCTGGATCACATTTCTGTTAAGCAGCCGAAAGGCTCTTATGATTTGAAAAAGGTAGCAGGGGGATTACTGGTTCAGGAGGTAGACAATGTATTGCTGCCTGAAGAAGAACTCAAAGTAGTAACCAAAAGACAGCCTACCGAAAAAGAAATGGAAGATTTATTATTCGCATGGAAAGTTGTTAAATATGCAAAATCTAACGGAATAGCTATTGCTAAGGATAAGCAATCTTTAGGTATAGGACCGGGACAAGTGAATAGAATTTGGGCTTGTAAACAAGCTATTGAACATTGTATCGAGCAAATAGGGGAAGAGGCATTAAAAGGAGCGGCTCTTGCCTCTGATGCATTCTTCCCGTTCTCAGATTGTGTAGAGGCAGCGGCGAAAGCAGGAATTACTGCGATTATTCAGCCAGGGGGCTCTGTACGAGATCAGGAATCCATTGATGCCTGTGATCAATATGGAATAGCTATGATATTTACAGGTATGAGACATTTTAGACATTAA
- a CDS encoding DUF6106 family protein, translating to MGDIFKEQLVSKKRTAKDGMITALVILAAILLVAASFLFIPQAFVLVVIIVAYGAYWLVQRQNIEYEYSFTNGDLDIDKIINKSKRKRLISVSVKDFEAMAHVEDKDHSHELSGFEKTLDFSSGEIKSNTYAAVFMHNNQKVKMIFEPNEEILKGIFHLIPRKLHIKK from the coding sequence GTGGGAGATATATTTAAAGAACAGCTTGTGTCCAAGAAACGTACTGCAAAAGATGGTATGATTACGGCATTGGTTATTCTTGCTGCAATTTTACTGGTTGCTGCATCATTCCTTTTTATTCCTCAGGCTTTTGTACTGGTCGTGATTATTGTAGCCTATGGAGCATATTGGCTTGTACAAAGACAAAACATTGAATATGAGTATAGTTTTACAAACGGTGATTTGGATATTGATAAGATCATCAATAAAAGCAAGCGTAAAAGACTGATTTCTGTTTCTGTTAAAGATTTTGAAGCAATGGCTCATGTGGAAGATAAAGACCATTCCCATGAATTAAGTGGTTTTGAAAAAACTTTGGATTTTAGCAGCGGAGAGATCAAATCCAATACATATGCTGCAGTATTCATGCATAATAACCAAAAGGTAAAAATGATTTTTGAACCTAACGAAGAAATTTTAAAAGGAATTTTTCATTTAATTCCTAGGAAATTGCATATAAAAAAGTGA
- a CDS encoding NCS2 family permease, whose translation MTQAKSQLQNNSFLEKVFRLSENNTNAKTEVIAGFTTFMTMAYILAVNPGMLAAAGMDQGAVFTATVLAAVVGTLAMAFLANYPFALAPGMGLNAYFVYTVCLTMGYSWQIALGAVFVEGVIFIILTFLNVREAIFNAFPQTLKHAVGAGIGLFITFIGFQNAGIVSGDAATLVTLGDVTNVVTFLAILGTLITGILVVKRVKGSILIGILITYVLGIIAELVGWYVPNPEAGLYSLIPSTLFSAPPSIAPIAFKLDLSQVFSLSFFVVVFAFLFVDLFDTLGTLIGVSSQAGMLDKEGKLPNVKQALLADAIGTTAGALFGTSTTTTYVESASGVAEGGRTGLTAFVTAIFFVIALFFSPIFLAVPSFATAPALIIVGFMMMQSVGKIDFTEASEGIPAFLALIAMPLAYSIAEGIVFGTVSYVVINAITGKAKKVHPVMYVLAIIFVLKFIIEKVG comes from the coding sequence GTGACGCAAGCAAAGAGCCAGCTTCAAAACAATAGCTTCTTAGAAAAAGTATTCAGACTAAGTGAGAACAATACTAATGCAAAAACAGAAGTCATTGCAGGGTTTACAACATTTATGACGATGGCTTATATTTTAGCCGTAAATCCTGGAATGTTAGCAGCTGCAGGAATGGATCAGGGTGCAGTATTTACAGCGACTGTTTTGGCAGCGGTTGTTGGAACATTAGCCATGGCATTTTTAGCAAATTACCCATTTGCATTGGCACCTGGTATGGGACTTAACGCATATTTCGTTTATACTGTTTGTTTAACAATGGGCTACAGTTGGCAAATTGCTCTAGGAGCAGTATTTGTAGAAGGAGTTATATTTATTATTTTAACGTTCTTAAATGTTCGTGAAGCAATTTTTAATGCATTTCCACAAACATTAAAGCATGCAGTTGGTGCAGGAATCGGTTTATTTATTACTTTCATCGGCTTCCAGAATGCAGGTATCGTTTCAGGAGATGCGGCAACTCTTGTAACTTTAGGAGATGTAACAAATGTTGTTACTTTCTTGGCAATATTGGGAACTTTGATTACTGGAATTTTGGTTGTTAAAAGAGTAAAAGGCTCTATACTTATTGGAATTTTAATAACTTATGTATTAGGAATTATAGCAGAATTAGTTGGATGGTATGTTCCAAATCCAGAAGCAGGACTTTATAGCTTAATTCCATCGACATTGTTCTCGGCACCTCCAAGCATAGCTCCAATAGCATTTAAACTGGATTTAAGTCAAGTATTTTCATTAAGTTTCTTTGTGGTTGTATTCGCATTCTTGTTTGTTGATTTATTTGATACTCTAGGAACTTTAATCGGTGTATCCAGCCAGGCTGGAATGTTAGATAAAGAAGGCAAACTTCCAAATGTAAAACAGGCATTATTAGCTGATGCAATTGGTACAACTGCCGGAGCATTATTTGGTACCTCTACCACCACTACTTATGTAGAAAGTGCTTCAGGGGTAGCAGAAGGAGGAAGGACAGGATTAACAGCTTTTGTTACTGCAATCTTCTTTGTTATTGCATTATTCTTCTCTCCAATTTTCTTAGCGGTACCAAGCTTTGCAACAGCACCTGCCCTCATCATCGTAGGATTTATGATGATGCAATCTGTAGGTAAAATAGATTTTACAGAAGCAAGTGAAGGAATTCCTGCTTTCCTGGCATTAATAGCAATGCCTTTAGCATACAGTATCGCAGAAGGAATTGTATTCGGAACAGTATCCTATGTAGTGATTAATGCAATAACAGGAAAAGCAAAGAAAGTTCATCCTGTAATGTATGTTTTAGCAATTATCTTTGTACTGAAATTTATTATAGAAAAAGTGGGTTAA
- the guaA gene encoding glutamine-hydrolyzing GMP synthase yields the protein MNHELIIVLDFGGQYNQLIARRVREANVYCEVLSYDTSIDEIKKRNPKGIIFTGGPSVVYEENAPMVEKEIFELGIPVLGICYGSQLMGHVLGGKVAKADQREYGKTDLIVRTDNPLFKDVEEQTVCWMSHTYYISEPPEGFEVIATTGTCPVAAMADTKRKLYGVQFHPEVMHTPKGTQMLKNFLYDVCGCSGDWIMKDFAEESIKKLKEKIGNKKVLCALSGGVDSSVAAVLIHKAVGKQLTCIFVDHGLLRKNEGDEVEKVFREQFDMNLIRVNAQDRFLDKLKGVTDPETKRKIIGEEFIRVFEAEAKKIGTVDFLVQGTIYPDVIESGTKNAAVIKSHHNVGGLPDYVDFKEIIEPLRDLFKDEVRSLGRALGIPEFLVSRQPFPGPGLAIRIIGEVTREKIAILQEADYIYREEIVNAGLDKEIGQYFAVLTNLRSVGVMGDERTYSYTIALRGVSTTDFMTADWARIPHDVLAKISNRIVNEVEHVNRIVYDITSKPPATIEWE from the coding sequence ATGAATCACGAACTGATTATTGTATTGGACTTCGGGGGTCAATACAATCAACTGATCGCAAGAAGAGTCAGGGAAGCCAATGTATATTGTGAAGTGCTTTCTTATGATACATCCATAGACGAAATTAAAAAGAGAAATCCTAAGGGAATCATTTTCACCGGCGGACCAAGTGTTGTGTATGAAGAAAATGCACCCATGGTAGAAAAAGAAATTTTTGAGCTGGGCATACCGGTATTGGGTATTTGCTATGGTTCTCAGCTTATGGGTCATGTTTTAGGAGGAAAAGTAGCTAAGGCAGACCAAAGAGAATATGGGAAGACAGATTTAATTGTTCGTACAGACAATCCATTGTTTAAAGATGTAGAAGAACAGACCGTTTGCTGGATGAGCCACACCTATTATATTAGCGAGCCGCCGGAAGGCTTTGAAGTCATTGCCACTACTGGAACCTGTCCTGTAGCGGCTATGGCAGATACCAAAAGAAAACTATATGGTGTTCAATTCCACCCAGAAGTTATGCATACGCCAAAAGGTACTCAGATGCTTAAAAATTTCCTGTATGATGTATGTGGCTGCAGCGGCGACTGGATTATGAAAGACTTTGCAGAGGAATCCATCAAGAAATTAAAAGAAAAAATAGGTAATAAAAAAGTACTTTGTGCTTTATCTGGAGGAGTGGATTCTTCTGTTGCGGCAGTACTCATTCATAAAGCGGTAGGAAAGCAATTAACCTGTATTTTTGTAGATCACGGCCTTCTTAGGAAGAACGAAGGGGACGAAGTTGAGAAAGTATTCAGAGAACAGTTTGATATGAACCTGATTCGTGTTAATGCCCAGGACAGATTTTTAGACAAACTAAAAGGTGTTACAGATCCTGAAACCAAAAGAAAAATCATCGGAGAAGAATTCATTCGTGTATTCGAAGCCGAAGCAAAGAAAATTGGAACGGTAGATTTTCTGGTACAGGGAACCATTTATCCTGACGTAATTGAGAGTGGAACTAAAAATGCAGCGGTTATTAAAAGCCATCATAATGTTGGCGGACTCCCTGATTATGTAGATTTTAAAGAAATTATCGAGCCTTTAAGAGACCTCTTTAAAGACGAAGTGCGAAGTCTAGGAAGAGCCCTTGGCATTCCCGAATTCTTAGTATCAAGACAACCTTTCCCGGGCCCCGGCTTAGCCATCAGAATTATAGGAGAAGTGACCAGAGAAAAAATAGCCATTCTTCAAGAAGCTGACTATATATACCGTGAAGAGATAGTCAACGCAGGCCTTGATAAAGAAATAGGACAGTACTTTGCAGTACTTACCAATTTACGTTCCGTTGGAGTCATGGGAGATGAAAGAACTTACAGCTATACCATAGCCCTTCGTGGAGTATCTACAACGGACTTTATGACAGCTGATTGGGCAAGAATTCCCCATGATGTATTAGCAAAGATTTCTAATAGGATTGTGAATGAAGTAGAACACGTTAACAGAATCGTTTATGATATAACCAGTAAACCACCAGCAACAATTGAGTGGGAGTAA